AAGCCATTTTAGAGCATAATATTCCGCATCAATTCTCTAAAGAGACAGAAAAAGAGATCCAAGAGATTCCAGATACTGTCTTAGCAAAAGAGCTTACTACTCGTAAAGATTATCGTGATCTGCCACTTGTAACGATTGATGGCATTACAGCGCGAGATTTTGATGATGCGGTTTATTGTGAAAAACTAGAGAATGGTCATCATAAACTCTATGTTGCGATTTCTGATGTTGCCCATTATGTTCTCCGCAATTCAGCGATTGACCAAGATGCATATCTTCGCTCCACATCGGTTTATTTCCCAAATCATGTGGTGCCGATGCTCCATCAAAAACTCTCTAACGGCATCTGCTCGCTCAATCCTGATGTTGATCGCTTAATTATGATGGCCGAACTCACCATTGATCAAAGTGGTGATCTCACCCATTATGAGTTTTTTGAAGGGGTGATGCGCTCTAAAGCACGCCTTACTTATGAACTTGTGCAAGAAATTGTCGATGGTGATGGTGCCCTTCGTGAAACTTACGACACGCTGGTTCCACATCTTGACAATCTGTATGCGCTTTATAAAATTCTTAGAAGAGCCCGTAATGAGCGCGGAACAATTGATTTTGATACGGTTGAAACATTAGTCTTATATGATGAAGATGGAGAGATTGATAAAATTGTGCCAGATGCGCGTTTTGACTCCCATAAAATCATTGAAGAGTGCATGATTACTGCCAATATTGCCGCTGCAAAATTTATTGAGGAATCCAAACTCTCAGTACTTTATCGTGTGCATCCACACCCTGATAGCGCCAAACTCAAATCCCTTCGTGAATTTTTAAAAGAGTTTAAGCTCGGCCTTTCAGGTGGCGATGAACCCTCACCAATGGATTATGCCAATACGCTTGAAGCCGCCAAAGAATTACCGGCATTTAATATGATTCAAACGGTAATGCTCCGCTCTTTAAGCCAAGCAATTTATCAGCCAGAAAATGATGGGCACTTTGGGTTAGCACTCACCCATTATGCGCACTTTACAGCACCTATTCGCCGCTATCCTGATCTGATTACCCATCGTGCTATTAAACTTGTTTTACAAAACGGTGACAAAGAACAATTCTACCCTGAAAAACATATGGTTCAGATGGGTGAGCATACTTCAATGGCAGAACGCCGCGCGGATGATGCAACACGTGATGTGATGGATTGGCTCAAGGCAAAATATCTAGAGCGATTTATTGGAGATGAGTTCGATGGAAAAATCACCAGCATTACAAGCTTTGGAATGTTTGTAGAGCTTGAGAATATCTTTATTGAAGGATTAGTGCACATCTCTCAACTCCAAGGGGATTACTTCATCTATGATGATGCTCGCCATAGACTCATTGGAGAGAGAACTCGCCAGCAATATCGCTTAAGTGATCCTGTGCGTGTTAAAGTGGTTGAATCAAATCCGGAAACTAAGCATATCGACTTTGAACTGATCTCTCCTGTCGTTGAGGGGGGCAATGATAAGAAAAGTGCCGGTGAAAGAGCTGTTCCTAAGAGATCTCGAGGAAAAGGTAATAATGACTCAGATAAAAAATCTCGTCATAAAAAATCAGGGCGTATCCAACGAGATGATGCCGCTGGTAAAAAGTCGAAAAAGAGACGGAAAAAAGCTAAGCGCTAAAATTAATACGATATAATATCGTCTCGCTTTACTTAAGAACCATAAAAGTCATCGCAAAAGCGGTGACTTTTTGTTTTAAACTCTCACAGCTATTGCTAATACCTAAAGATGATACAGCTCGCTCGTAAAATTATACATGTTGATATGGATGCATTTTATGCCTCTGTTGAGCAACACGATCATCTCGAATATCGCGGAAAACCTCTGGTTGTTGGTTTTTCAGAAGGTCGAGGAGTTATTGCTGCGGCAAGTTATGAAGCAAGAAAATATGGTATTCACTCAGCATTACCGACCAAAAAAGCCTTAGAGCTCTGCCCTCATCTTATTTTTGCTGCACCTAGATTCTCCCGGTATCGAGAAGTTTCACAAGCGATTCGTAAGATCTTTTATGAATATACCCCTCTTGTGGAGCCTCTCTCTTTAGATGAAGCTTTTTTAGATGTCACTGATAACCTTAAAGGAATAGACTCAGCTGAGCAGATCGCTCTAGAAATTAAAGAAAAGATCTTTAATACTTTAGGGTTAACGGCTTCTGCGGGCGTCTCTTACAATAAATTTCTAGCTAAAATTGCTTCTGATGTGAATAAACCTAATGGCTTATTTATCATTACAGAAAGCAATACACTGCCCTTTTTAAAAACGCTTCGCATTGAAGATTTCTTTGGCGTCGGTAAGGTCACTGCTAAAAAAATGCATGAATTAGGGATTAAAACAGGTCATGATCTTTATCAGATGCCAAAAGAGACACTCATTCATCACTTTGGTAAAGCCGGAAAAAGCTACTATCATTACGCTAGAGGCATCGATCATCGAATGGTTGATCCATTTCAGCCACAAAAATCTCTGGGCGTTGAAGAGACCTTCTTTGATGATTTAACCTTAAAAGAGGAGATCATTGAAGAACTAGAAATTGTTGCTAAGGAGTTGATCACAAGATCGATTCAGAGCCAATTTCTAGGTCGTAATTGCACGCTAAAAATTCGCTATCGAGATTTTACGCAAATCTCCCGCAGTCAAACAACCCATTTCCCATTAGGGCATAATCTCGAGGAGTTGTGGCAGGTAACCTTATTGCTTTTAGAGAATATCCAACTTAAACCCCAAAAAGGGATTCGTTTAATTGGTCTTTCCATTGCCAATATTGATTTAGAAAAAGAAGCGCTCAATAACGAGCTAAATCAATTACAAATCCCCCTAATTTCATAATCTATAGCTATTATGCATTAAATTCCGATACGAATCGAAAAGGCTTAAAGTTGCTGGCACGTAATTTAAAAAAACATGTAAGCATTCGCCCCAGCTGCTCATCAATCTATTTTAGAAGGATGACTAACTAATAAATTTTGACCTCTGATTTTATTTGGAAATCACTATATTACGCTAATCAAGAAAATCTTAATACCTCAATCAGAGCCTTTTTCTATTTAATCCACTCTTCTGCTAAGGCTTCTTTCCACCATGATAAGGCTAATCCTTCATCATGTGTTCGCCATGCTAAATAGAGATTTTCCTCTTTATGCGCTTCCATCACCGGCAGCTCAATAAGCTCACCGCTTTTAAGCTCATGCCTTACCGCATATTTAGGGACAAAACCATGCCCAATACCGCGCTTTTGTAGCAAAATCTTATCCTCTAATGTGCTAACTGTTATACGTTTTTGCCCCTCATAGACCCCCACAGTTCTAAGTGGCATATAACGAGCACTATCGGTAACAATAATGGCGGTATGGTCTAAAAGATCACACTTTGTTAATATCCCTTCCTTCTTTGCTAAAGGATGATAAGGCGCAACACAAAAGATAAAAGGGACAACCCCAATAGGATAGGTACTATATCCCCCACCAGAAGGTCCCTCACCCACAGCCACAATAATATCCGCCCGAAACTTTAATAAAGCTTCCCAAGCACCCATCATCACTTCCCGTGAGATATTCACTTCCGTTGCTACTTGAGAGGTTTTAAAACGGCTTAATAATGATGCCACGCGCTCCATAGGAAAAATCGCATCTAGTGCGATATTTAAAGAAACTTCCACACCGCTTGCCATCTTATTTAATCGAGTTTCAAGGTCGGTCACTGCGGTTAAAAGTGTTCGCCCTTCTTCTAATAGAACCGTTCCTAGCTCTGTTAATGTGACATGAGGCCCGTTTCTTTCAAAAAACTTAAATCCCATCTGCTCTTCGATCTTCGCAACACTATAAGAGATGGTGGAAGGCGCTTTATGCAAAATTTCAGACGCCTTAGAAAAAGAGCCACTTTTGGCAATTGTATCAATAATTTTAATCGCTTCTAAAGTTAGCTTCATGATATTCCTCTTCTTTTTCACATTCGAATATATCGAACATAAGGCGCAGATAATTCCAGTATTGAGATCATTAATCACTTCTATAATAAGAGATGACAAGGGTATGTTATCACAGATCTTATTATTGATTTTGTTCATAATACTATCCAAATATTCAATAATATCATTTTATAAACTTATTTATGAGGAGGTTCTCATGATAGATATTCGAAAACGCAATGAACGCGGTCATGCTGATCATGGTTGGCTTAACTCATGGCATACATTCTCGTTCTCTAACTATTTTGATCCTAAGCAGGTGGGGTTTTCAGATCTCTTAGTCATTAATGATGACACCGTCGCCCCTGGAAGAGGCTTTGGCGCTCATCCACACGACAATATGGAGATCTTTAGCTATGTATTAGATGGTGCACTTAGCCACCAAGACTCAATGGGAAATGGTTCAATGATTAAACCAGGAAACATCCAACTCATGAGCGCCGGTACCGGCGTTGTCCATAGTGAGATGAATGGCTCAAAAAACAATCCTGTACATTTTCTTCAAATTTGGGTGATGCCAAACGTAAGACAAAAAACACCTAACTATCAGCAAATTCATGTCAGTGATGCTGAAAAACGAGGTACTTTACGTCTTATCATCTCTCCAAATGGCGAAAATGGCTCTCTCTCTATCCGTCAAGATACGAAGATTTATGCCGGTCTTTTTGATAAAGATGAAGAGATTACCTTTACAGCTGATCCTAATCGTCACTACTACCTGCACGTTGCTAAGGGCAGTATCGATTTAAATGGAAAAGAGTTCAAAGCAGGAGATGGTGCTAGAATTCGTAAAGAATCAGCGCTTCACTTCTCAAAAGGGCAACAGGCAGAGATTCTTCTCTTTGATCTAAGACCTAATGAATTACCAGAGCGTATCTAAATAGTAAAAAAGCGATCTATAAAGATCGCTTTTTCTTTTCTTAGCTTAATTGATAAGCAGATTTAACACTTCTTATTAAAGTGTGCATGCGCCACCCACGCAACCTACATCTTCCACTTCTTCTGGTTCAGAGGCATCTATTGGATTCTCTGAATTACCGGTTACCCCTTCATACAGATTATCTAAATCAAATGTTAAATCATCTAATTCATCACTCATTGCAAAACTCCTTCTAACAGATAAGCCATCATTATATAAAATTATGACGGGATTTTTGTGACATTGGCTAATCTTCATTAAGATATCATCCAATATCTCTTTGATAAACCTTTAATATATATCGTAAAGGCCCCTTAAGATGACCTAAGAATAGGCCAAATGCCCCTCTCTTTCTACCGGATACAGCCCATAGACAATTGCAAGAGCTGTTAGCACTAATAAATACCATGAAATGATTTTTTGCGGGGAAACCATGTGCCATAAATTCTCTTGGTGAGGATAGGTCCAAATGGTATAAAACGTCCCAATATTTTCCGCAATCCAGAGCAATCCTCCCATTGAAAGTAACACGATCAAAAATGGTAGCTTTAAACTCCCCGTTGATAGCTCAAAGGTAATCGTTGTCCGCCAAAAAATAAGCGCACTTAAAAGAAGAATAAGCCATCTTAAATCCCACATATAATGGTGGGTCATAAAATTAATATAAGCTAAAAATGCGACCAATAAAATCCAAGGATAACTTGGAAAGTCCGTAAAAGAACAGTGGAAATTACGTTGAAAACGTAAAATATACGAGCCTACAGATGCATACATAAAGCCTGTAAACAAAGGCACGCCAAAAAGATAAAGCACGCCTGATTGCGAGTAGCTCCAAGATCCCATCTTGGTCTTGAAGATCTCCATCATCATTCCTAAAAAATGAAAGATAAAGATCATCAAAGACTCTCTTAATGTCTCTATCTTCAAAAGAATGAAAAAAACTTGAATAGCAAGTGCTGCTAGCGCTAAAAAATCATAACGACTTATCAATGCTTCTTTTGGGTAAAAAAGCGCTGTTAAAGCAATCAGTAGTAATAAGGCAATGCCAAAAATACAACTATTTAATTGCTTATAACTAAAATCGAGCGTTCCAATAAATATCTTTTTCATGCTTACCGATTCTACCCCAAATAGATAGGCTCAGCTAGCCACTAAATCTCCTTAAAATAAAAAGACACACAAATCACACATAAAGCTTTTCTTTTACCGTACTTAACGAAAATTGCCCGTAAATAAGGCTAATAAAGCCTGTTTAAATATTGTATGCTTATACTTAAACTCGCTATTTAACGATTTGATAAAGGAATAAAAAGATGCAAGAACAAGATATTCGTAGCATTGTTGTCGCAGGTGGCTGCTTCTGGGGCGTTGAAGAGTATTATAAGCGCTTAAAAGGAGTGATCTCAACAAAGGTGGGTTATGCGCAAGGATTTACCGAGGAACCAAGCTATGAAGCTGTTTGTACTATGGAAACGGATCATGCTGAGGTCGTTGAAGTGACTTATGATGCCAATATCATCACCCTTGAAAATATCTTAGAGCATCTTTTTCGTATGATTGATCCTTTATCACTCAATCAACAAGGAGGAGATGTCGGCACACAATATCGTACCGGCGTTTATTATAGCGATCCCCAAGATCTCCCTATTATCAAAGCTTTTTTTGCACAAGAACAACAAGCTTACTCAGCCCCTATTGCTGTTGAGGTAGAACCTTTAAAAACCTTCTGGCAAGCGGAAGAGATGCACCAAGATTACTTAGCTAAAAACCCTCGTGGTTACTGCCATATCAATTTTGCACTCATTAAACCAAGAGAGCTCAAATAATGACAACATTTTAACGTTGTTGCGCAATAAAATTACCTGACGCTGATCAGATAATCACTACTTATCCCTTCACTCCCCCCGCTTTTAGGCTAAAATTAGCAATGTCATCATTAAATACAATTAGTTAAGCTTGGCTCAATATTACAATAACCATAAAAATAACGAGCCATTTTAGCCAAATAGTGAGGGGTTATGAAACAGCGCATTAACGATCAAGATCTTATCGCCTTTTACCAAAAAATAAGCCAATTTGACTCTTTTAAAAAAATTGAATGCTTTAAAGCTAAAAGTGGTTTCTCACTCAATGCAGAACTTTTTCCCAATAAAGCACTCTATAATTTTATTAAAGGTAATATCGACAGCCTTAAAGCCGTCGGGATAGAAGCTTTATTACAATATCGCATGCATGTCTATCAATATAAATCGATAGAAACTATCCCTGTTTTAAAAATTCTAGAGCTAAATTTTGAAGTCATTGAAAATTTAGGGACTGTACCTCGCGTCCAACAAGCTTTACTTAATTTAATTGATTATGCGATCTACAGTATTGCTATTCACGATGCCTCTCATGAAGCGATCAATGAAATTCGGGAATATATCTTCACATTAGAAGATTATTGCTTACAGATCGAACACACCAAAGAGCTTAGAGAACGCTGCCAGACTGAGAATGAAACAACCCCAGATACCCTACAAATTAAGCTTGAAGAAGACTTACAAAAAATGTCTCGATATCTTCAGCAGATCCAAGAAATTAATAATTTTCTCTTACAAGCAATGGAGAAAGCCTCTTAATTTTCAAGATTTATAGTGTAAAGAAATCGGTTTAAAATCACTGAATCAGGTTAGCAGCGCATCGGTTATGAGACATAAGCGCAAAAGCCGTTCTATCTGGCATTTAAATCAGCCTATTTTGAACCAATTTCACCATAAATAATGCTTCTGAAACAGCACCTACTATCGCTGGGCACTTGGTATCGAATGATCTCTTAGATCCCTCCCATTAGTGATCGCAATAAAAATCCCCAATGAATGATTCATCGGGGATTTTTTACTACTTATATTGAAAATATAGTGAAATCGATTTAAAAGTAACTAAATCAGATTGCCGGCACATCGGTTACAAGAAGCACAAGAGTCGTTCTATCCGGCATTGTGCAAGCTAATTGGATTCATGTGCTACATTCTTTTCTTTTTAAGAGAGCGTTTCTTGAACCTAGTCTACTATAATTAATCACGAACTCGCATATGCGGGAATAAAAGTACATCACGAATTGAAGGTGCATCTGTAAAGATCATCACTAAACGGTCAATACCAATCCCTTCGCCGGCTGTAGGCGGCATACCATATTCAAGCGCTGTAACGAACTCTTTATCATAATGCATCGCTTCGTCATCCCCTGAATCTTTATCTTCCACTTGAGAGATAAAGCGGTCATGCTGATCTTCTGCATCATTAAGCTCTGAATAACCGTTACCCACTTCTCGCCCACCAATAAAATACTCAAAGCGATCTGTAATAAGTGGATTTTCATCATTTTTACGCGCAAGTGGTGATACTGCTAATGGATAACCTGTAATGAATGTCGGTTGAAGAAGGCTCTCTTCGACTTTTTCATCAAAAATTTCCATAATAATCTTACCCCAGCAATCATTTTCTTTATCATATTTGATATGGAAATGATCTGCGAGCGCAGCAACACCTTCACGTGTATTAAGATCATAATCTTTTGCTTCTGCACAATGCTTTATAATAGATTCTTGAACCGTCATGCGCTCTGCTGGCTGACTAAAATCAATAGTATAACCTTGATACTGAACCTGCGCTGACCCCTCGTTCACACTTAATGCAATGGCCTTCATCATCGCATCGGTCATATCCATCATATCTTTATAATCAGCATATGCCCAATACCATTCCATCATAGTAAATTCTGGGTTATGACGCGTTGAAACCCCTTCATTACGGAAGTTTCTATTAATTTCATACACACGCTCCATACCACCAACAACAAGGCGTTTTAAATAGAGCTCAGGAGCGATGCGTAAATAAAACTCCATATCCAGCGCATTATGATGGGTAACAAATGGTTTTGCATTTGCCCCCCCTGGAATAGAGTGCATCATTGGTGTTTCCACCTCTTCAAAGCGGCGCTCATCCATAAAGGTACGAATCGTGCGAAGAATCAGATTACGTTTACGAAACGTTTCACGAGATTCTTCATTCATAATAAGATCAAGATAACGCTGACGATAACGCGCCTCTACATCTGTTAAGCCATGAAATTTATCAGGTAGTGGACGAAGTGATTTTGTCAAAAGCGTTAAGGTATTTGCACGAACCGTTAACTCACCCTTATCAGAGCGAGAGACTT
The nucleotide sequence above comes from Ignatzschineria rhizosphaerae. Encoded proteins:
- the rnr gene encoding ribonuclease R, whose product is MNDITKDLAYFAKYFQNDAEYSAQKEQYGRAIPSRDFILELLQNQPNIGFEEVASIFKLRKNWELDALENRLNAMIRQGTLYLDSKEKLQFINPDKTYIGTVSGHAEGYGFLDVKGEPSLFIPPHEMKNVLHGDTAEAAITGVDNRGRRIVSVIKVIEHGLTEMIGRFYRHEGVSSVIPENRKVTQEFLIDEANTLKAKNLDIVRIKITDYPSENTIAKAEVTEVFGEEMTVDIEIMQAILEHNIPHQFSKETEKEIQEIPDTVLAKELTTRKDYRDLPLVTIDGITARDFDDAVYCEKLENGHHKLYVAISDVAHYVLRNSAIDQDAYLRSTSVYFPNHVVPMLHQKLSNGICSLNPDVDRLIMMAELTIDQSGDLTHYEFFEGVMRSKARLTYELVQEIVDGDGALRETYDTLVPHLDNLYALYKILRRARNERGTIDFDTVETLVLYDEDGEIDKIVPDARFDSHKIIEECMITANIAAAKFIEESKLSVLYRVHPHPDSAKLKSLREFLKEFKLGLSGGDEPSPMDYANTLEAAKELPAFNMIQTVMLRSLSQAIYQPENDGHFGLALTHYAHFTAPIRRYPDLITHRAIKLVLQNGDKEQFYPEKHMVQMGEHTSMAERRADDATRDVMDWLKAKYLERFIGDEFDGKITSITSFGMFVELENIFIEGLVHISQLQGDYFIYDDARHRLIGERTRQQYRLSDPVRVKVVESNPETKHIDFELISPVVEGGNDKKSAGERAVPKRSRGKGNNDSDKKSRHKKSGRIQRDDAAGKKSKKRRKKAKR
- the dinB gene encoding DNA polymerase IV, which gives rise to MIQLARKIIHVDMDAFYASVEQHDHLEYRGKPLVVGFSEGRGVIAAASYEARKYGIHSALPTKKALELCPHLIFAAPRFSRYREVSQAIRKIFYEYTPLVEPLSLDEAFLDVTDNLKGIDSAEQIALEIKEKIFNTLGLTASAGVSYNKFLAKIASDVNKPNGLFIITESNTLPFLKTLRIEDFFGVGKVTAKKMHELGIKTGHDLYQMPKETLIHHFGKAGKSYYHYARGIDHRMVDPFQPQKSLGVEETFFDDLTLKEEIIEELEIVAKELITRSIQSQFLGRNCTLKIRYRDFTQISRSQTTHFPLGHNLEELWQVTLLLLENIQLKPQKGIRLIGLSIANIDLEKEALNNELNQLQIPLIS
- a CDS encoding LysR family transcriptional regulator, whose product is MKLTLEAIKIIDTIAKSGSFSKASEILHKAPSTISYSVAKIEEQMGFKFFERNGPHVTLTELGTVLLEEGRTLLTAVTDLETRLNKMASGVEVSLNIALDAIFPMERVASLLSRFKTSQVATEVNISREVMMGAWEALLKFRADIIVAVGEGPSGGGYSTYPIGVVPFIFCVAPYHPLAKKEGILTKCDLLDHTAIIVTDSARYMPLRTVGVYEGQKRITVSTLEDKILLQKRGIGHGFVPKYAVRHELKSGELIELPVMEAHKEENLYLAWRTHDEGLALSWWKEALAEEWIK
- a CDS encoding pirin family protein; the protein is MIDIRKRNERGHADHGWLNSWHTFSFSNYFDPKQVGFSDLLVINDDTVAPGRGFGAHPHDNMEIFSYVLDGALSHQDSMGNGSMIKPGNIQLMSAGTGVVHSEMNGSKNNPVHFLQIWVMPNVRQKTPNYQQIHVSDAEKRGTLRLIISPNGENGSLSIRQDTKIYAGLFDKDEEITFTADPNRHYYLHVAKGSIDLNGKEFKAGDGARIRKESALHFSKGQQAEILLFDLRPNELPERI
- a CDS encoding DUF817 family protein, with the translated sequence MKKIFIGTLDFSYKQLNSCIFGIALLLLIALTALFYPKEALISRYDFLALAALAIQVFFILLKIETLRESLMIFIFHFLGMMMEIFKTKMGSWSYSQSGVLYLFGVPLFTGFMYASVGSYILRFQRNFHCSFTDFPSYPWILLVAFLAYINFMTHHYMWDLRWLILLLSALIFWRTTITFELSTGSLKLPFLIVLLSMGGLLWIAENIGTFYTIWTYPHQENLWHMVSPQKIISWYLLVLTALAIVYGLYPVEREGHLAYS
- the msrA gene encoding peptide-methionine (S)-S-oxide reductase MsrA produces the protein MQEQDIRSIVVAGGCFWGVEEYYKRLKGVISTKVGYAQGFTEEPSYEAVCTMETDHAEVVEVTYDANIITLENILEHLFRMIDPLSLNQQGGDVGTQYRTGVYYSDPQDLPIIKAFFAQEQQAYSAPIAVEVEPLKTFWQAEEMHQDYLAKNPRGYCHINFALIKPRELK
- the lysS gene encoding lysine--tRNA ligase; translation: MTKETVVNDHDQTENHLITERREKLAKIRKEKQVAFPNSFRKDTDAKSLHKQMEGLDREALKEKGKIVKMAGRIVAKRLFGKGGFASLRDQTGDIQIFVNIGLIGQEAFDDFTTWDVGDIIAVEGEVSRSDKGELTVRANTLTLLTKSLRPLPDKFHGLTDVEARYRQRYLDLIMNEESRETFRKRNLILRTIRTFMDERRFEEVETPMMHSIPGGANAKPFVTHHNALDMEFYLRIAPELYLKRLVVGGMERVYEINRNFRNEGVSTRHNPEFTMMEWYWAYADYKDMMDMTDAMMKAIALSVNEGSAQVQYQGYTIDFSQPAERMTVQESIIKHCAEAKDYDLNTREGVAALADHFHIKYDKENDCWGKIIMEIFDEKVEESLLQPTFITGYPLAVSPLARKNDENPLITDRFEYFIGGREVGNGYSELNDAEDQHDRFISQVEDKDSGDDEAMHYDKEFVTALEYGMPPTAGEGIGIDRLVMIFTDAPSIRDVLLFPHMRVRD